A single Fluviispira vulneris DNA region contains:
- a CDS encoding large ribosomal subunit protein bL35 — MAKSKAKIKAKVAKSKGKVSKAIKTKRAAAKRYKLTATGLVKVPHVGKQHKATSKNRSRKTRLKKLKIMRAESSRLVSRCLPNGL; from the coding sequence ATGGCAAAGTCCAAAGCTAAGATAAAAGCTAAAGTTGCTAAGTCCAAAGGGAAAGTTAGCAAGGCTATTAAGACTAAAAGAGCTGCAGCTAAACGTTATAAGTTGACTGCAACTGGTCTTGTTAAGGTTCCTCACGTAGGAAAGCAACACAAAGCAACTTCTAAGAACCGCAGCCGTAAAACACGCTTGAAAAAGCTCAAAATCATGCGCGCTGAAAGTTCAAGATTGGTTTCCCGTTGCCTACCAAACGGTTTATAA
- a CDS encoding SDR family oxidoreductase — protein sequence MFESNLLESKKILVTGGGTGLGKSMSERFLSLGAQVVICGRREEILKETCHEFNNKFKNDKASFKVCDVKDAASVDNMIESIFSEGELNILVNNAAGNFISRTEDLSPRAIDAVLNIVLHGTSYVTLACAKRWLKTQQKAAVLNIVTTYASTGSAFVVPSAMAKAGVLAMTRSLAVEWGGKGIRMNAIAPGPFPTEGAWERLVPNANLGEQLEGKNPLGRAGKHIELANLASYLVSDYAAFINGEVVTIDGGEWLQGAGEFNFLKAMKPEDWEMMQKKRAKY from the coding sequence ATGTTTGAATCAAATCTTTTAGAAAGCAAAAAAATATTAGTTACGGGTGGTGGAACAGGACTTGGTAAAAGTATGTCAGAACGATTTTTATCTCTTGGTGCGCAAGTAGTTATTTGTGGAAGAAGAGAAGAAATTCTGAAAGAAACTTGTCATGAATTTAATAATAAATTCAAAAATGATAAAGCTTCATTTAAAGTGTGTGATGTGAAAGATGCAGCATCTGTAGATAATATGATAGAAAGTATATTTTCGGAAGGTGAATTGAATATATTGGTAAATAATGCAGCAGGGAATTTTATATCTCGTACTGAAGATTTATCACCAAGAGCTATCGACGCAGTGCTCAATATTGTTTTGCATGGCACAAGTTATGTGACTCTAGCTTGTGCAAAAAGATGGTTAAAGACACAGCAAAAAGCTGCTGTTTTAAATATAGTAACTACATATGCCTCAACTGGATCTGCATTTGTAGTTCCATCTGCAATGGCAAAAGCAGGCGTTTTAGCTATGACAAGAAGTCTCGCAGTGGAATGGGGAGGAAAAGGGATACGCATGAATGCAATTGCACCGGGCCCTTTTCCTACAGAAGGAGCTTGGGAAAGACTTGTCCCCAATGCGAATCTGGGGGAGCAATTAGAAGGAAAAAATCCTTTGGGAAGAGCTGGCAAGCACATTGAATTAGCAAATTTGGCTTCATATCTAGTATCGGATTATGCAGCTTTCATAAACGGCGAAGTTGTTACCATAGATGGGGGTGAGTGGTTGCAAGGAGCAGGGGAATTCAATTTTTTAAAAGCAATGAAGCCTGAAGATTGGGAAATGATGCAAAAAAAACGGGCTAAATATTGA
- the rplT gene encoding 50S ribosomal protein L20 → MARAKRGFKLRRRHKRVLKLAKGYRGTRSRLYRTAIQIVRRALCYAYRDRKVKKRDFRALWIQRINAASRAHGLPYSKFMNGLKKASITLDRKQLSDIAIHDEAVFAVLVQKSKAALTK, encoded by the coding sequence ATGGCTCGCGCAAAACGTGGCTTTAAACTTCGTCGTCGTCATAAAAGAGTTCTTAAATTAGCTAAAGGATACCGCGGTACTCGTAGTAGACTTTATCGTACAGCTATACAAATTGTTCGTAGAGCACTTTGCTATGCATATCGTGACCGTAAGGTTAAAAAACGTGATTTTCGTGCACTCTGGATTCAACGTATTAACGCTGCATCAAGAGCTCATGGTTTACCATACAGCAAGTTCATGAATGGTCTTAAGAAAGCGAGTATCACTCTCGATCGTAAGCAACTTTCTGACATTGCTATTCATGATGAAGCTGTTTTTGCGGTTCTTGTACAAAAATCAAAGGCTGCTCTAACTAAGTAA
- the rplS gene encoding 50S ribosomal protein L19, which yields MKHPILKSFESKYMRTKPLPNFKAGDTVCVWVKIQEGTEKDGTPKYRLQSFEGTVIRYRKGTTNSTFLVRKMSAGAIGVERNFFAHSPLIDHVDIKVRGKVRRSRIYYIRKLRGKAARISSRYVSAEELKASV from the coding sequence ATGAAGCATCCTATTCTTAAATCTTTTGAATCAAAGTACATGCGCACAAAGCCATTGCCAAATTTCAAGGCTGGTGACACTGTGTGCGTTTGGGTAAAAATCCAAGAAGGTACTGAGAAAGACGGAACTCCAAAATACCGTTTACAATCTTTCGAAGGAACTGTAATTCGTTACCGTAAAGGTACAACGAATTCTACTTTCCTCGTTCGTAAAATGTCAGCTGGCGCTATTGGTGTTGAGCGTAACTTCTTTGCGCATTCCCCTCTTATCGACCATGTTGATATCAAAGTTCGTGGTAAAGTTCGTCGTTCCAGAATTTACTACATCCGTAAGCTTCGTGGTAAAGCTGCTCGTATTTCGAGCCGCTATGTATCAGCAGAAGAACTTAAGGCATCAGTTTAA